The Kutzneria kofuensis genome has a window encoding:
- a CDS encoding Xaa-Pro dipeptidyl-peptidase → MRALFPVAAALITLALAAPQPAAAATPSAPCVSPRFTDGLAQNVFPADPTTWVRAEAWVQTPDDSDHDGLPDRVHVDITRPAATADPACHYRAPVVFEDSPYYAGIGPAENWNVDHPLGSPPATRPVTPDWPAKNTSPIISQVYESTWLPRGFAVVHAESPGTGLSTGCPTSGGPNETRAGKAVIDWLNGRAPAFTSATSADQVAANWATGKVAMMGTSYNGTLPEAVASTGVDGLAAIVPVSAISDWYDYYRANGMVRAPFTYQGEDLDVLADAVYSRSDRAICQPVLAALRAGEDRATGDFSAFWNDRNTMRDVRNVHAAVLVAHGDNDFNVMTKNMAQFYDAVKAQGVPHMLYFHQGGHGGAPPDVMINRWFTRYLFGVHNGVEQLPKAWIVREANACPPRQTTAVGDQSGTASLTVADATRLTLGFTVSIPVTGADGTVATATRIITAIPDAQHITLASAVATKPGEHIVGGATVGLACGSANPTPYAEWPDPATGLVTADLTAGAPGVGGLTLRPGSPQAETLTDDATVPAATSANAATSATRLVYQTPVLATNVRISGTPWASLWVASSAPKANLTVALVDYPPTGNGTILTRGWLDPANRDSAATSEPVTPGQFHRLRLDLQPKDAVVVAGHRLGLLVLSSDQEATIRPAPGTRLTVDLGRSNVTLPIVGGTSAFAAATGSGDATAGIAALRSTVASLNLPAREARDLQTKLDAAISAAKACAPLDGFLRALFDQVGSGRGVTAAQAVLLLSANQIELQLGCFSAGTVGPWVTPERVGQAWTRASRQVAETDLLDLAGMLGGSRDTLRGVAAAGQSVVTGRPDACWQVRNLSRQAHGDAAATVTRIADELRC, encoded by the coding sequence ATGCGCGCTCTGTTCCCGGTGGCCGCAGCGCTGATCACGCTCGCTCTCGCGGCGCCCCAACCGGCGGCCGCCGCGACGCCGTCCGCCCCGTGCGTCAGCCCGCGGTTCACCGACGGCTTGGCCCAGAACGTCTTCCCGGCCGACCCGACGACGTGGGTGCGGGCCGAGGCCTGGGTGCAGACGCCGGACGACAGCGACCACGACGGCTTACCGGACCGCGTGCACGTCGACATCACCCGGCCGGCCGCGACCGCGGATCCGGCCTGCCACTACCGGGCGCCGGTCGTGTTCGAGGACAGCCCGTACTACGCGGGCATCGGCCCGGCCGAGAACTGGAACGTCGACCACCCGCTCGGCAGCCCGCCGGCGACCCGGCCGGTGACGCCGGACTGGCCGGCCAAGAACACCAGCCCGATCATCAGCCAGGTCTACGAATCCACGTGGCTGCCGCGCGGTTTCGCGGTGGTGCACGCGGAGTCGCCGGGCACCGGCCTGTCCACCGGGTGCCCCACCTCCGGCGGCCCGAACGAGACCCGCGCCGGCAAGGCGGTGATCGACTGGCTCAACGGCCGGGCGCCGGCGTTCACCAGCGCCACGTCCGCCGACCAGGTCGCCGCGAACTGGGCGACCGGCAAGGTCGCGATGATGGGCACGTCCTACAACGGCACGCTGCCGGAGGCCGTCGCCAGCACGGGGGTCGACGGCCTGGCCGCGATCGTGCCGGTGTCCGCGATCTCCGACTGGTACGACTACTACCGCGCCAACGGCATGGTCCGAGCCCCGTTCACCTACCAGGGCGAGGACCTGGACGTGCTGGCCGACGCCGTGTACTCGCGGTCCGACCGGGCGATCTGCCAGCCGGTGCTCGCCGCGCTGCGAGCGGGGGAGGACCGGGCCACCGGCGACTTCAGTGCGTTCTGGAACGACCGGAACACCATGCGGGACGTGCGGAACGTGCACGCCGCGGTGCTGGTTGCCCACGGCGACAACGACTTCAACGTGATGACCAAGAACATGGCCCAGTTCTACGACGCCGTCAAGGCGCAGGGCGTGCCGCACATGCTGTACTTCCACCAGGGCGGCCACGGCGGCGCGCCGCCGGACGTGATGATCAACCGGTGGTTCACGCGGTACCTGTTCGGCGTGCACAACGGCGTCGAGCAGCTGCCGAAGGCGTGGATCGTGCGTGAGGCCAACGCGTGCCCGCCCCGGCAGACCACGGCCGTCGGCGACCAGTCCGGCACCGCGTCCCTCACGGTCGCCGACGCAACCCGACTCACCCTCGGTTTCACGGTGTCGATCCCCGTCACCGGCGCCGACGGCACCGTCGCCACCGCGACGCGGATCATCACCGCCATCCCGGACGCTCAGCACATCACGCTGGCGTCGGCGGTGGCGACCAAGCCCGGCGAACACATCGTCGGCGGGGCGACGGTCGGACTGGCGTGCGGCAGCGCGAACCCCACGCCGTACGCGGAATGGCCCGATCCGGCCACCGGCCTGGTCACCGCGGACCTCACCGCCGGCGCACCGGGTGTCGGCGGCCTGACCCTGCGCCCGGGCAGCCCGCAGGCCGAGACGCTCACCGACGACGCGACCGTGCCGGCCGCGACGTCGGCCAACGCCGCCACCTCCGCGACCAGACTCGTCTACCAAACCCCGGTGCTGGCCACCAACGTCCGGATCTCCGGCACGCCATGGGCTTCGCTGTGGGTGGCGTCGTCCGCGCCCAAGGCCAACCTGACCGTCGCGCTGGTCGACTACCCGCCGACCGGCAACGGCACCATCCTCACCCGTGGCTGGCTCGACCCGGCGAACCGCGACTCCGCGGCGACCAGTGAGCCCGTCACTCCCGGCCAGTTCCACCGGCTGCGCCTCGACCTGCAGCCCAAGGACGCCGTCGTGGTCGCCGGTCATCGGCTCGGCCTGCTGGTGCTGTCCAGCGACCAGGAGGCCACCATTCGGCCCGCGCCGGGCACCCGCCTGACCGTGGACCTCGGTCGTAGCAACGTCACCCTGCCGATCGTCGGCGGCACCTCCGCTTTCGCCGCCGCCACCGGCTCCGGCGACGCTACCGCCGGGATCGCCGCACTGCGCTCGACCGTCGCCTCCCTCAACCTGCCCGCCCGGGAGGCCCGCGATCTGCAGACCAAGCTAGACGCCGCAATCTCCGCCGCCAAGGCGTGCGCGCCTCTCGACGGCTTCCTCCGCGCCCTGTTCGACCAGGTCGGCTCCGGCCGCGGCGTAACCGCCGCTCAGGCCGTGTTGCTCCTGTCGGCCAACCAGATCGAGCTGCAGCTCGGCTGCTTCTCCGCCGGCACCGTCGGCCCGTGGGTGACCCCCGAACGCGTCGGCCAGGCCTGGACCCGTGCCTCACGCCAGGTCGCCGAGACCGACCTGCTCGACCTCGCCGGCATGCTCGGCGGCTCCCGCGACACACTGCGCGGGGTCGCCGCTGCCGGCCAGTCCGTCGTCACCGGCCGCCCCGACGCGTGCTGGCAGGTTCGCAACCTGTCCCGGCAGGCACACGGCGACGCCGCCGCGACAGTCACCCGCATCGCCGACGAACTCCGGTGCTGA